One genomic segment of Ignavibacteriales bacterium includes these proteins:
- a CDS encoding 4Fe-4S dicluster domain-containing protein, producing the protein MAESLRTPFFMSKTESELRQIFLEQVKQIPGGERIKRCIQCGTCTGSCPVSYAMDISPRELIALFRAGEMETIMKSRTIWICASCYSCTTRCPSGIKITDIIYALKRTSMEKHYKSKAPQVQTLASLFVENLMAYGRLHEGTLIRKYYMKTNVRKMFGLIPLGKKMFATKRIAVFPKKIKQHEALSRIIKKAQEIEIRHAPEPMEYSPDYVGYKAVGDMALEQRKGN; encoded by the coding sequence ATGGCTGAATCTTTACGAACTCCATTCTTTATGTCAAAAACAGAATCAGAACTGAGGCAAATATTCCTCGAACAAGTTAAACAAATTCCTGGCGGGGAAAGAATCAAAAGGTGCATCCAATGCGGAACATGCACCGGATCGTGTCCGGTTAGTTATGCCATGGATATTTCGCCTCGCGAGTTAATTGCGTTGTTTCGTGCAGGTGAGATGGAAACAATCATGAAAAGCCGAACCATATGGATTTGCGCTTCCTGTTATTCGTGCACAACCCGATGTCCATCTGGTATCAAGATTACAGATATTATCTATGCGCTTAAACGAACATCGATGGAGAAGCATTACAAATCTAAAGCACCGCAAGTACAAACACTTGCCAGTCTTTTTGTTGAAAACCTGATGGCGTATGGACGGTTGCATGAGGGAACACTCATCAGAAAATATTACATGAAAACGAATGTGAGAAAAATGTTCGGGCTTATTCCGCTCGGTAAAAAAATGTTCGCAACCAAACGCATCGCGGTTTTTCCGAAGAAGATAAAACAACATGAAGCCCTTTCACGCATAATTAAAAAAGCGCAGGAAATTGAAATCCGCCATGCACCGGAACCGATGGAATATTCTCCGGACTATGTAGGTTACAAAGCGGTTGGTGATATGGCACTCGAACAACGGAAAGGGAATTAA
- a CDS encoding cache domain-containing protein — protein sequence MKKISTKSIQSQLILYFTIAILVPTVITSVVGVKLIYNQIITRAETKTLSDLNSAREIFRNKITHIESIARLTSARSLIVKALIENNRTFLQKDLLRTLTREHLDVLTILDKNGHLISRSRKLEPDEHSFIRDKFVQRVIDTKRIVKGVDIVSRDYLVNESAHLAEQAAMDIIPTPKSKAHTEHKETSGMMLKAVVPIFEDNGIFVGVLIAGVLLNRNFEVVDKIKEVVHEGEIYKGSEIGTATIFQNDLRISTNVKNQDGSRAISTLVSEEINYEVLQKGNRYVGEAFVVNSWYLSAYEPIRDIENKIIGILYVGILKKPFDDILRNALITFLSIALGGIVLIIFGAVRMAKQISTPLKRIEDIANKIADGDYHHSITVHAPREIEHLAGSINRMAKELEKEKQELEVWGNKLEVKVSERTEEIKKIHAQLFRSEKLASLGKLAAGVAHEINNPLTGILTNSSLLLDDLPASDPRREDIDVIVKETIRCREIVKRLLDFARQTKPQKQIVNINEIIENIILLVRNQTSFRNIQMQRNLHENLPEIMADRDQIQQVFINIIINASEAMSKGGLLSISTAISPVKDSLIITFKDNGPGIPENIREKIFDPFFTTKEQGTGLGLSISYGIIEQHGGEINVESSSGQGTTFIIQLPINSTESE from the coding sequence ATGAAGAAGATTTCCACAAAAAGCATTCAATCTCAACTCATCTTATATTTTACGATCGCGATTCTTGTCCCTACCGTAATTACAAGTGTCGTTGGTGTAAAATTAATTTATAATCAGATCATCACGCGAGCGGAAACCAAAACATTATCCGATTTGAATTCGGCGCGGGAAATTTTCAGAAACAAGATTACGCATATCGAGAGCATTGCGCGGTTGACATCAGCTCGATCTTTGATTGTAAAAGCATTGATTGAAAACAACAGAACATTTTTACAAAAAGATTTATTGCGAACGCTAACGCGTGAACACCTGGATGTTCTCACAATCCTGGATAAAAACGGTCACCTGATAAGTCGCAGCCGCAAGCTCGAACCGGATGAGCATTCGTTCATTCGAGATAAATTCGTTCAACGGGTGATAGATACAAAAAGGATTGTCAAAGGAGTGGATATTGTTTCCCGCGATTATCTGGTCAACGAATCGGCTCATCTTGCAGAGCAAGCGGCGATGGATATCATTCCCACTCCGAAATCGAAAGCCCACACCGAACACAAAGAGACTTCGGGGATGATGTTGAAAGCCGTGGTTCCGATATTCGAAGACAATGGAATATTTGTTGGTGTGTTGATTGCAGGTGTGTTACTGAACCGCAATTTTGAAGTCGTTGATAAGATCAAAGAAGTGGTGCACGAAGGTGAAATTTACAAAGGAAGCGAAATAGGAACCGCGACAATTTTCCAAAATGATCTTCGTATCTCTACAAACGTTAAAAATCAGGATGGATCCCGCGCAATATCAACTCTTGTCTCGGAAGAGATAAATTATGAAGTGCTTCAAAAAGGAAATCGGTACGTCGGTGAAGCATTTGTTGTCAACTCGTGGTATCTCAGCGCGTATGAACCAATCAGGGATATTGAAAATAAAATTATAGGCATTCTTTACGTAGGAATTCTAAAAAAACCTTTCGACGACATTCTTCGTAACGCTTTGATAACATTTTTAAGCATTGCCCTCGGCGGTATTGTGTTGATCATCTTTGGCGCCGTTCGCATGGCGAAACAAATTTCGACTCCGTTGAAACGAATTGAAGACATAGCCAATAAAATTGCCGACGGTGATTATCATCACTCAATAACCGTTCATGCCCCGCGAGAAATTGAGCATCTGGCCGGTTCAATTAACAGAATGGCAAAAGAATTGGAAAAGGAAAAACAAGAATTAGAAGTGTGGGGAAATAAATTAGAGGTTAAAGTATCTGAACGAACGGAAGAAATTAAAAAAATTCACGCTCAATTATTCCGCTCGGAAAAACTTGCCTCGCTCGGGAAACTTGCCGCAGGCGTGGCTCATGAAATAAACAATCCGCTCACCGGCATACTCACCAACAGCAGTTTACTTCTTGACGATCTGCCGGCGAGCGATCCTAGACGAGAAGACATCGATGTTATAGTGAAGGAAACAATAAGATGCAGAGAAATCGTGAAGAGATTGCTCGATTTTGCGCGGCAAACAAAACCTCAAAAACAAATTGTCAACATAAACGAGATAATCGAAAACATTATTTTGCTCGTCCGCAACCAAACATCGTTCCGAAACATTCAGATGCAGCGGAACTTACATGAAAACCTGCCAGAAATTATGGCAGACAGAGATCAGATTCAACAGGTATTCATCAACATCATTATCAACGCCTCCGAAGCTATGTCGAAAGGCGGATTACTTTCTATAAGCACTGCTATATCGCCGGTAAAAGATTCGCTTATTATTACATTTAAGGATAACGGACCGGGTATCCCGGAAAATATACGCGAAAAAATCTTCGACCCTTTTTTTACAACCAAAGAACAGGGAACCGGGCTTGGGCTTTCTATCAGCTACGGAATTATTGAACAGCATGGCGGGGAGATCAACGTTGAGAGTTCTTCAGGTCAAGGTACAACTTTTATAATTCAACTTCCCATCAACTCAACCGAAAGCGAGTAA
- a CDS encoding sigma-54-dependent Fis family transcriptional regulator yields the protein MEANILIVDDELVICKSCEKILRRAGHNVTYATSGKDAIQILQSEQFDVVFTDLKMIDIGGMEVLQTVRQKYPETLVIVITGYATIASAVETMRSGAFDFLPKPFTPSELIAVLDRALEKRKLIHLSSEGFEYSKDSGFEGMIGKSPKMQEVYRLVQKVAPTNSTVLIIGESGTGKDLVAKALHNQSKRKKGKFFALDISTLSSSLIESELFGHVKGSFTGAHADKQGIFEAADGGTIFLDEIGNLPVEIQSRLLRLLQEKEFMPVGSTTTKHSDVWLIFATNQNLKQLVAAGKFREDLYYRLNVFPIKLPSLRERKEDIPELALYFLKKYCQCNGRTIPKIQTEAIEALTNYHWPGNIRELEHAIERLVILVEGNEIEPVHVSAALFRTDAFVSSIIPKHSDELKSLKKQIREASVHEVEKVFIHEALIRNNWNISKAAREVDMQRSNFQALMRKYGISKPGSSA from the coding sequence TTGGAAGCAAATATTCTTATAGTAGACGATGAACTTGTAATTTGCAAAAGCTGTGAAAAAATTTTACGACGTGCCGGGCACAACGTAACCTACGCAACATCGGGCAAAGATGCGATTCAAATTCTGCAATCGGAACAGTTTGATGTTGTATTCACCGATTTAAAAATGATAGATATCGGAGGAATGGAAGTACTGCAGACAGTGAGGCAAAAATATCCCGAAACCCTTGTTATAGTCATCACCGGTTATGCAACAATCGCTTCTGCAGTTGAGACGATGAGAAGCGGCGCATTCGATTTTCTTCCGAAACCTTTTACACCAAGCGAACTTATTGCCGTTCTCGATCGCGCTCTCGAAAAACGTAAGCTTATCCATTTATCATCAGAGGGATTCGAATACTCAAAAGATTCCGGTTTCGAGGGAATGATCGGTAAAAGTCCGAAGATGCAAGAAGTTTACCGCCTCGTTCAAAAAGTCGCACCAACAAACAGCACGGTTCTGATAATAGGTGAAAGCGGAACAGGGAAAGATCTCGTCGCAAAAGCTCTGCACAATCAAAGTAAACGTAAAAAAGGAAAATTTTTCGCGCTCGATATTTCAACACTTTCGAGTTCACTGATAGAGAGTGAATTGTTCGGGCATGTGAAAGGTTCGTTCACAGGCGCCCATGCCGATAAGCAGGGCATATTTGAAGCGGCAGATGGCGGAACAATTTTTCTGGATGAAATTGGCAACCTGCCGGTTGAAATTCAGTCGCGCTTACTCCGCCTTCTACAGGAAAAAGAATTCATGCCCGTCGGCAGTACAACCACGAAACATTCCGATGTTTGGCTTATCTTTGCCACTAATCAAAATTTAAAACAATTGGTAGCCGCCGGAAAATTCCGGGAAGATCTTTATTACCGGTTGAATGTTTTCCCGATAAAACTTCCATCACTTCGTGAACGCAAAGAAGATATTCCCGAACTCGCGCTTTATTTCTTAAAAAAATATTGTCAATGTAACGGAAGAACTATTCCGAAAATCCAAACAGAAGCAATTGAAGCACTTACAAACTATCACTGGCCCGGAAACATAAGAGAACTTGAACATGCCATAGAGCGGCTCGTCATTTTAGTTGAAGGAAATGAAATAGAACCGGTTCACGTCTCTGCCGCGCTTTTCAGGACCGATGCGTTTGTCAGTTCGATAATTCCGAAACACAGTGACGAATTGAAATCATTGAAGAAACAAATCCGCGAAGCATCTGTGCACGAAGTTGAAAAAGTTTTCATCCACGAGGCGCTCATACGAAACAATTGGAATATTTCAAAAGCAGCGCGTGAAGTGGATATGCAGCGTTCAAATTTTCAGGCATTGATGAGAAAATACGGTATTTCAAAACCCGGCTCATCCGCATAA
- a CDS encoding response regulator yields MITSKILVVDDEEVVCQSIKKILSRKGYTVDNALDVDTAVKKMNDSPFDLVITDLMMPKTNGMELLQIVRDHYPELEVIMITGYSSIESAVKATKLGAHSYLPKPFTPDELTNVTEKALISRKEKIETVARQSVKPTIEEISKENIDVDMPFNEAEVTKATSPEYVEALTHTDVPLAKKVADKAYCQTGKRDCRKVVLDGRECAGECPIEKKEKARAKQSPRTVRENIEMIDADIPFPISEVEKYTSADYINCLGRSDMPRVALWGRDATAKHNVLVIDDEPIVCHSVRRILSKQSCAVEEAFDVDAAMQKMKLNKFDLVILDLKMPKRNGLEVLDSISRSYPEIPVIMVTGFASIDTAIEATKAGAYNFIPKPFTPAELSKVAAEALAV; encoded by the coding sequence ATGATTACAAGTAAAATATTAGTTGTCGATGACGAAGAAGTGGTATGCCAGAGCATAAAGAAAATTCTTTCGCGCAAAGGATATACTGTAGATAACGCGCTCGACGTTGATACCGCGGTCAAAAAAATGAACGATTCACCTTTCGATCTGGTGATCACGGATTTGATGATGCCGAAAACCAACGGCATGGAACTTCTTCAGATAGTTCGCGATCACTATCCTGAATTAGAAGTCATAATGATCACGGGTTACTCATCGATAGAATCTGCCGTGAAGGCAACAAAATTAGGCGCTCACAGTTATCTGCCGAAACCTTTCACTCCCGATGAACTGACTAATGTTACCGAGAAGGCATTAATATCCAGAAAAGAAAAAATAGAAACAGTGGCCCGGCAATCGGTTAAACCGACGATTGAAGAAATCTCAAAAGAAAATATCGACGTTGACATGCCCTTCAACGAAGCCGAAGTTACAAAAGCTACTTCACCGGAATATGTTGAAGCATTGACCCACACAGATGTTCCCCTTGCAAAAAAGGTAGCCGATAAAGCATATTGCCAAACGGGAAAACGCGATTGCCGTAAGGTTGTCCTCGACGGGCGCGAGTGTGCTGGCGAATGTCCGATTGAAAAGAAAGAAAAAGCTCGCGCAAAGCAGTCTCCCCGCACAGTCCGTGAAAATATAGAGATGATAGATGCCGATATACCGTTCCCGATTTCCGAAGTTGAAAAATATACAAGTGCAGATTATATAAACTGCCTCGGCAGATCTGATATGCCCCGCGTTGCGCTATGGGGTCGTGATGCCACAGCGAAACATAATGTCCTAGTCATCGATGATGAACCGATAGTTTGTCACAGCGTGCGAAGAATTCTTTCGAAGCAAAGCTGCGCGGTTGAAGAAGCATTCGATGTAGATGCGGCGATGCAAAAGATGAAGCTCAATAAATTTGATTTGGTAATACTCGATCTTAAAATGCCTAAGAGAAATGGATTAGAAGTGCTCGATTCTATTTCGAGATCATATCCCGAAATACCGGTTATCATGGTAACAGGATTTGCATCGATAGATACGGCAATTGAGGCAACTAAGGCGGGAGCTTACAATTTCATTCCAAAACCGTTCACACCTGCCGAGTTATCGAAGGTAGCAGCAGAAGCATTGGCTGTTTAA